In Ailuropoda melanoleuca isolate Jingjing chromosome 7, ASM200744v2, whole genome shotgun sequence, one genomic interval encodes:
- the GOLGA2 gene encoding golgin subfamily A member 2 isoform X5 has protein sequence MWPPRPPPCPGMSEETRLSKLAAAKKKLREYQQKNNLGIPAGVKKKRKIKNASNPETTTSDGCHSSEDSHDAENGPFLVDENKCLSSTESLRQLSQQLNGLMSESSSCINGEGLACSANMKDLESRYQELSLALDSSNLTNKQLSSRIEELKQQNQESLDQMEKEKKEFEQKLAKEQGSLREQLQVHIQTIGILVSEKNDLQTALTHTQQAVRQKAGESEDLASRLQSSRQRIGELERTLSAVSTQQKQVDRHNKDLTKERDALKLELYKNNKNSEDLEQQNSELEEKLRVLVNEKAGMQLRVEELQKKLEMSELLLQQFFSPSETPDSSQELQQALQERAQLEARVGQLRDTVKQLQLERDQYAENLKEDNAVWQQRMKQMSEQMQKLREEKEHGVNQVRELEASVAELKNQIVVPPAPEPPAGPSEEEQRLQAEAKQLQKELEILAGQLQAQVKDNEGLSRLNQEQQQRLLELERAAECWGEQVEERKRTLESMQNDRATISRALSQNRELKQQLAELQDGFVRLSNENMEVTTALQSEQRVKQELAKKLGQLQEQVELKSQEAKSLQHKQNQYLGHMQQYLVAYQQHVAAYQQLALDKEMLHKQIVLQTKLMDRLQHEDLQVKAAAEKACQELEETQGRLEAATQQNQQLQAQLSLMAVPGEGDELDSEEKDEEAARPKPSMPEGLESPEAMVAYFNSALAGAEEERARLRQQLKEQKLRCRRLARLAAPGPPAPKEKAPAPGSGDGSVPRETHQALQVAMDKLQNRFTEVMQEKADLQERVEELEHRCVQLSGETDTIGEYIALYQSQRAVLKERHREKEEYINRLAQDKEEMKVKLLELQELVLHLVEHKEWQCKVLAPAQNLAGEPAAAPPAQELGNANGQGDMQVVSLANNDDVAPPQGEALRGPSAPENPTKQQVIRLLHEIQNTQECPGLGNNPYIPFFYRADDNNEVKIMVI, from the exons ATGTGGCCCCCCCGTCCCCCTCCCTGTCCCGGGATGTCGGAAGAAACCCGACTGAGCAAATTGGCTGCGGCCAAAAAAAAG TTGAGGGAATACCAGCAGAAGAACAACCTTGGTATTCCTGCAggagtgaagaagaaaagaaagatcaaaaatGCCAGTAACCCAGAAACAACAACTTCTGATGGCTGCCATTCTTCTGAGGAT AGTCACGATGCAGAAAATGGCCCTTTCCTCGTGGATGAAAACAA ATGTCTGTCATCTACCGAGAGCCTGCGACAGCTTTCTCAGCAGCTCAATGGTCTTATGTCTGAG TCTTCATCCTGCATCAATGGGGAGGGCCTGGCGTGCTCTGCTAACATGAAGGATTTGGAG AGCCGGTACCAAGAGCTCTCACTAGCCCTGGACTCCAGCAatctaacaaacaaacaactcaGTAGCAGGATAGAGGAATTG AAACAACAGAACCAGGAATCTTTGGATCAAATGGAAAAA GAGAAGAAGGAGTTTGAGCAGAAGCTTGCAAAGGAACAGGGGTCTCTAAGGGAACAGCTGCAG GTTCACATTCAAACCATAGGGATTCTGGTGTCTGAGAAGAACGATTTACAGACAGCCCTGACCCATACCCAGCAGGCAGTCAGGCAGAAAGCAG GAGAGAGTGAAGATCTTGCTAGTCGCCTGCAGTCTTCCCGCCAGCGCATTGGAGAACTGGAGCGCACCCTGTCTGCTGTCTCCACGCAGCAGAAACAGGTGGACAGG CACAACAAGGACTTAACCAAAGAGCGAGATGCCCTGAAGCTGGAGTTATACAAGAACAA CAAAAACAGCGAGGACCTGGAGCAGCAGAACTCGGAGCTGGAAGAGAAGCTTCGCGTGTTGGTGAACGAGAAGGCGGGCATGCAGCTCAGGGTAGAGGAGCTGCAGAAGAAGCTGGAGATGTCAGAGCTGCTCCTGCAGCAG TTTTTTAGTCCATCGGAAACCCCTGACAGCAGCCAGGAATTACAGCAGGCCCTGCAAGAGCGGGCACAGCTGGAGGCCCGTGTGGGGCAG CTGAGAGATACAGTAAAGCAGCTGCAGCTGGAGAGAGACCAGTATGCAGAGAATCTGAAGGAGGATAATGCCGTCTGGCAGCAGAGGATGAAGCAGATGTCTGAACAG ATGCAAAaactgagggaggagaaggagcatgGCGTGAATCAGGTGCGAGAGCTGGAGGCCAGCGTGGCCGAACTGAAGAACCAGATag tggtgcctccagccccagagcccccagccggGCCCTCGGAGGAGGAGCAGCGGCTGCAGGCGGAGGCCAAGCAACTACAGAAGGAACTGGAGATCCTGGCGGGGCAGCTGCAGGCCCAGGTGAAGGACAACGAGGGTCTGAGCCGCCTGaaccaggagcagcagcagcggctGCTGGAGCTGGAGCGCGCCGCTGAGTGCTggggggagcaggtggaggagCGCAAGCGGACTCTAGAGAGCATGCAGAATGACCGCGCCACCATCAGCCGCGCGCTCTCCCAGAACCGCGAGCTCAAGCAGCAGCTGGCTGAGCTGCAGGACGGCTTCGTGCGGCTG TCCAACGAGAACATGGAGGTCACGACCGCGCTGCAGTCGGAGCAGCGTGTCAAGCAGGAGCTGGCCAAGAAGCTGGGCCAGCTGCAGGAACAG GTGGAGCTGAAGAGCCAGGAGGCCAAGAGCCTGCAGCACAAGCAGAACCAGTACCTGGGCCACATGCAGCAGTACCTGGTGGCCTACCAGCAGCACGTGGCGGCCTACCAGCAGCTGGCTTTGGACAAGGAGATGCTGCACAAGCAGATCGTGCTGCAGACGAAGCTCATGGACCGCCTGCAGCACGAGGACTTGCAGGTCAAGGCGGCGGCCGAGAAGGCCTGCCAAGAGTTAGAGGAGACCCAG GGACGCCTGGAAGCTGCCACCCAGCAGAACCAgcagctccaggcccagctgAGCCTCATGGCTGTGCCTGGGGAAG GAGACGAGCTGGACAGTGAGGAGAAGGACGAGGAGGCTGCCCGGCCGAAGCCGAGCATGCCGGAGGGCCTGGAGAGCCCAGAGGCCATG GTGGCGTATTTTAACTCAGCCTTAGCCGGCGCCGAGGAAGAGCGGGCGCGGCTGCGCCAGCAGCTGAAGGAGCAGAAGCTGCGCTGCCGGCGCCTGGCTCGCCTGGCGGCCCCGGGCCCACCCGCGCCGAAGGAGAAGGCCCCGGCCCCCGGGAGCGGGGATGGCAGCGTGCCTAGGGAGACCCACCAGGCCCTGCAGGTGGCCATGGACAAGCTGCAG AACCGCTTCACGGAGGTCATGCAGGAGAAAGCGGATCTGCAGGAGCGGGTGGAGGAGCTGGAACATCGCTGCGTCCAGCTTTCTGGAGAGACGGACACTATTG GAGAGTACATCGCCCTTTACCAGAGTCAGAGGGCAGTGCTCAAGGAGCGGCACCGGGAGAAGGAAGAGTACATTAACCGGCTGGCTCAAGACAAGGAGGAAATGAAG GTCAAACTGCTGGAGCTGCAGGAGCTGGTGCTCCACCTGGTAGAGCACAAGGAATGGCAGTGCAAGGTCCTGGCCCCTGCCCAGAACCTTGCCGGGGAGCCTGCTGCAGCACCCCCAGCCCAAGAGCTTGGCAATGCCAATGGCCAAGGGG ATATGCAAGTGGTGAGCCTCGCCAACAACGATGATGTGGCACCTCCCCAGGGAGAGGCCCTGCGGGGCCCAAGTGCCCCCGAGAACCCCACCAAACAGCAGGTCATACGGCTGCTGCATGAGATCCAGAACACCCAGGAATGCCCAGGCTTGGGCAACAACCCCTACATCCCCTTCTTCTACCGGGCTGATGACAACAACGAGGTGAAGATCATGGTGATCTAA
- the GOLGA2 gene encoding golgin subfamily A member 2 isoform X2, with protein sequence MWPPRPPPCPGMSEETRLSKLAAAKKKLREYQQKNNLGIPAGVKKKRKIKNASNPETTTSDGCHSSEDTPKDRAAPASPTFDDTVSPGGVPSPCASPPRVTSMASVQSHDAENGPFLVDENKCLSSTESLRQLSQQLNGLMSESSSCINGEGLACSANMKDLESRYQELSLALDSSNLTNKQLSSRIEELKQQNQESLDQMEKEKKEFEQKLAKEQGSLREQLQVHIQTIGILVSEKNDLQTALTHTQQAVRQKAGESEDLASRLQSSRQRIGELERTLSAVSTQQKQVDRHNKDLTKERDALKLELYKNNKNSEDLEQQNSELEEKLRVLVNEKAGMQLRVEELQKKLEMSELLLQQFFSPSETPDSSQELQQALQERAQLEARVGQLRDTVKQLQLERDQYAENLKEDNAVWQQRMKQMSEQMQKLREEKEHGVNQVRELEASVAELKNQIVVPPAPEPPAGPSEEEQRLQAEAKQLQKELEILAGQLQAQVKDNEGLSRLNQEQQQRLLELERAAECWGEQVEERKRTLESMQNDRATISRALSQNRELKQQLAELQDGFVRLSNENMEVTTALQSEQRVKQELAKKLGQLQEQVELKSQEAKSLQHKQNQYLGHMQQYLVAYQQHVAAYQQLALDKEMLHKQIVLQTKLMDRLQHEDLQVKAAAEKACQELEETQGRLEAATQQNQQLQAQLSLMAVPGEGDELDSEEKDEEAARPKPSMPEGLESPEAMVAYFNSALAGAEEERARLRQQLKEQKLRCRRLARLAAPGPPAPKEKAPAPGSGDGSVPRETHQALQVAMDKLQNRFTEVMQEKADLQERVEELEHRCVQLSGETDTIGEYIALYQSQRAVLKERHREKEEYINRLAQDKEEMKVKLLELQELVLHLVEHKEWQCKVLAPAQNLAGEPAAAPPAQELGNANGQGDMQVVSLANNDDVAPPQGEALRGPSAPENPTKQQVIRLLHEIQNTQECPGLGNNPYIPFFYRADDNNEVKIMVI encoded by the exons ATGTGGCCCCCCCGTCCCCCTCCCTGTCCCGGGATGTCGGAAGAAACCCGACTGAGCAAATTGGCTGCGGCCAAAAAAAAG TTGAGGGAATACCAGCAGAAGAACAACCTTGGTATTCCTGCAggagtgaagaagaaaagaaagatcaaaaatGCCAGTAACCCAGAAACAACAACTTCTGATGGCTGCCATTCTTCTGAGGAT acgCCCAAAGACCGCGCCGCTCCTGCCTCACCAACTTTTGATGACACCGTGTCACCTGGTGGTGTCCCTTCCCCCTGTGCTAGTCCCCCCCGTGTCACTAGCATGGCATCAGTTCAG AGTCACGATGCAGAAAATGGCCCTTTCCTCGTGGATGAAAACAA ATGTCTGTCATCTACCGAGAGCCTGCGACAGCTTTCTCAGCAGCTCAATGGTCTTATGTCTGAG TCTTCATCCTGCATCAATGGGGAGGGCCTGGCGTGCTCTGCTAACATGAAGGATTTGGAG AGCCGGTACCAAGAGCTCTCACTAGCCCTGGACTCCAGCAatctaacaaacaaacaactcaGTAGCAGGATAGAGGAATTG AAACAACAGAACCAGGAATCTTTGGATCAAATGGAAAAA GAGAAGAAGGAGTTTGAGCAGAAGCTTGCAAAGGAACAGGGGTCTCTAAGGGAACAGCTGCAG GTTCACATTCAAACCATAGGGATTCTGGTGTCTGAGAAGAACGATTTACAGACAGCCCTGACCCATACCCAGCAGGCAGTCAGGCAGAAAGCAG GAGAGAGTGAAGATCTTGCTAGTCGCCTGCAGTCTTCCCGCCAGCGCATTGGAGAACTGGAGCGCACCCTGTCTGCTGTCTCCACGCAGCAGAAACAGGTGGACAGG CACAACAAGGACTTAACCAAAGAGCGAGATGCCCTGAAGCTGGAGTTATACAAGAACAA CAAAAACAGCGAGGACCTGGAGCAGCAGAACTCGGAGCTGGAAGAGAAGCTTCGCGTGTTGGTGAACGAGAAGGCGGGCATGCAGCTCAGGGTAGAGGAGCTGCAGAAGAAGCTGGAGATGTCAGAGCTGCTCCTGCAGCAG TTTTTTAGTCCATCGGAAACCCCTGACAGCAGCCAGGAATTACAGCAGGCCCTGCAAGAGCGGGCACAGCTGGAGGCCCGTGTGGGGCAG CTGAGAGATACAGTAAAGCAGCTGCAGCTGGAGAGAGACCAGTATGCAGAGAATCTGAAGGAGGATAATGCCGTCTGGCAGCAGAGGATGAAGCAGATGTCTGAACAG ATGCAAAaactgagggaggagaaggagcatgGCGTGAATCAGGTGCGAGAGCTGGAGGCCAGCGTGGCCGAACTGAAGAACCAGATag tggtgcctccagccccagagcccccagccggGCCCTCGGAGGAGGAGCAGCGGCTGCAGGCGGAGGCCAAGCAACTACAGAAGGAACTGGAGATCCTGGCGGGGCAGCTGCAGGCCCAGGTGAAGGACAACGAGGGTCTGAGCCGCCTGaaccaggagcagcagcagcggctGCTGGAGCTGGAGCGCGCCGCTGAGTGCTggggggagcaggtggaggagCGCAAGCGGACTCTAGAGAGCATGCAGAATGACCGCGCCACCATCAGCCGCGCGCTCTCCCAGAACCGCGAGCTCAAGCAGCAGCTGGCTGAGCTGCAGGACGGCTTCGTGCGGCTG TCCAACGAGAACATGGAGGTCACGACCGCGCTGCAGTCGGAGCAGCGTGTCAAGCAGGAGCTGGCCAAGAAGCTGGGCCAGCTGCAGGAACAG GTGGAGCTGAAGAGCCAGGAGGCCAAGAGCCTGCAGCACAAGCAGAACCAGTACCTGGGCCACATGCAGCAGTACCTGGTGGCCTACCAGCAGCACGTGGCGGCCTACCAGCAGCTGGCTTTGGACAAGGAGATGCTGCACAAGCAGATCGTGCTGCAGACGAAGCTCATGGACCGCCTGCAGCACGAGGACTTGCAGGTCAAGGCGGCGGCCGAGAAGGCCTGCCAAGAGTTAGAGGAGACCCAG GGACGCCTGGAAGCTGCCACCCAGCAGAACCAgcagctccaggcccagctgAGCCTCATGGCTGTGCCTGGGGAAG GAGACGAGCTGGACAGTGAGGAGAAGGACGAGGAGGCTGCCCGGCCGAAGCCGAGCATGCCGGAGGGCCTGGAGAGCCCAGAGGCCATG GTGGCGTATTTTAACTCAGCCTTAGCCGGCGCCGAGGAAGAGCGGGCGCGGCTGCGCCAGCAGCTGAAGGAGCAGAAGCTGCGCTGCCGGCGCCTGGCTCGCCTGGCGGCCCCGGGCCCACCCGCGCCGAAGGAGAAGGCCCCGGCCCCCGGGAGCGGGGATGGCAGCGTGCCTAGGGAGACCCACCAGGCCCTGCAGGTGGCCATGGACAAGCTGCAG AACCGCTTCACGGAGGTCATGCAGGAGAAAGCGGATCTGCAGGAGCGGGTGGAGGAGCTGGAACATCGCTGCGTCCAGCTTTCTGGAGAGACGGACACTATTG GAGAGTACATCGCCCTTTACCAGAGTCAGAGGGCAGTGCTCAAGGAGCGGCACCGGGAGAAGGAAGAGTACATTAACCGGCTGGCTCAAGACAAGGAGGAAATGAAG GTCAAACTGCTGGAGCTGCAGGAGCTGGTGCTCCACCTGGTAGAGCACAAGGAATGGCAGTGCAAGGTCCTGGCCCCTGCCCAGAACCTTGCCGGGGAGCCTGCTGCAGCACCCCCAGCCCAAGAGCTTGGCAATGCCAATGGCCAAGGGG ATATGCAAGTGGTGAGCCTCGCCAACAACGATGATGTGGCACCTCCCCAGGGAGAGGCCCTGCGGGGCCCAAGTGCCCCCGAGAACCCCACCAAACAGCAGGTCATACGGCTGCTGCATGAGATCCAGAACACCCAGGAATGCCCAGGCTTGGGCAACAACCCCTACATCCCCTTCTTCTACCGGGCTGATGACAACAACGAGGTGAAGATCATGGTGATCTAA
- the GOLGA2 gene encoding golgin subfamily A member 2 isoform X4 — translation MWPPRPPPCPGMSEETRLSKLAAAKKKLREYQQKNNLGIPAGVKKKRKIKNASNPETTTSDGCHSSEDIQDILKVLVSDLNRSNGVALPPLDKWQSHDAENGPFLVDENKCLSSTESLRQLSQQLNGLMSESSSCINGEGLACSANMKDLESRYQELSLALDSSNLTNKQLSSRIEELKQQNQESLDQMEKEKKEFEQKLAKEQGSLREQLQVHIQTIGILVSEKNDLQTALTHTQQAVRQKAGESEDLASRLQSSRQRIGELERTLSAVSTQQKQVDRHNKDLTKERDALKLELYKNNKNSEDLEQQNSELEEKLRVLVNEKAGMQLRVEELQKKLEMSELLLQQFFSPSETPDSSQELQQALQERAQLEARVGQLRDTVKQLQLERDQYAENLKEDNAVWQQRMKQMSEQMQKLREEKEHGVNQVRELEASVAELKNQIVVPPAPEPPAGPSEEEQRLQAEAKQLQKELEILAGQLQAQVKDNEGLSRLNQEQQQRLLELERAAECWGEQVEERKRTLESMQNDRATISRALSQNRELKQQLAELQDGFVRLSNENMEVTTALQSEQRVKQELAKKLGQLQEQVELKSQEAKSLQHKQNQYLGHMQQYLVAYQQHVAAYQQLALDKEMLHKQIVLQTKLMDRLQHEDLQVKAAAEKACQELEETQGRLEAATQQNQQLQAQLSLMAVPGEGDELDSEEKDEEAARPKPSMPEGLESPEAMVAYFNSALAGAEEERARLRQQLKEQKLRCRRLARLAAPGPPAPKEKAPAPGSGDGSVPRETHQALQVAMDKLQNRFTEVMQEKADLQERVEELEHRCVQLSGETDTIGEYIALYQSQRAVLKERHREKEEYINRLAQDKEEMKVKLLELQELVLHLVEHKEWQCKVLAPAQNLAGEPAAAPPAQELGNANGQGDMQVVSLANNDDVAPPQGEALRGPSAPENPTKQQVIRLLHEIQNTQECPGLGNNPYIPFFYRADDNNEVKIMVI, via the exons ATGTGGCCCCCCCGTCCCCCTCCCTGTCCCGGGATGTCGGAAGAAACCCGACTGAGCAAATTGGCTGCGGCCAAAAAAAAG TTGAGGGAATACCAGCAGAAGAACAACCTTGGTATTCCTGCAggagtgaagaagaaaagaaagatcaaaaatGCCAGTAACCCAGAAACAACAACTTCTGATGGCTGCCATTCTTCTGAGGAT ATTCAGGACATTCTGAAGGTGCTGGTGTCCGACCTTAACCGCTCCAATGGGGTAGCGCTCCCCCCATTGGACAAGTGGCAG AGTCACGATGCAGAAAATGGCCCTTTCCTCGTGGATGAAAACAA ATGTCTGTCATCTACCGAGAGCCTGCGACAGCTTTCTCAGCAGCTCAATGGTCTTATGTCTGAG TCTTCATCCTGCATCAATGGGGAGGGCCTGGCGTGCTCTGCTAACATGAAGGATTTGGAG AGCCGGTACCAAGAGCTCTCACTAGCCCTGGACTCCAGCAatctaacaaacaaacaactcaGTAGCAGGATAGAGGAATTG AAACAACAGAACCAGGAATCTTTGGATCAAATGGAAAAA GAGAAGAAGGAGTTTGAGCAGAAGCTTGCAAAGGAACAGGGGTCTCTAAGGGAACAGCTGCAG GTTCACATTCAAACCATAGGGATTCTGGTGTCTGAGAAGAACGATTTACAGACAGCCCTGACCCATACCCAGCAGGCAGTCAGGCAGAAAGCAG GAGAGAGTGAAGATCTTGCTAGTCGCCTGCAGTCTTCCCGCCAGCGCATTGGAGAACTGGAGCGCACCCTGTCTGCTGTCTCCACGCAGCAGAAACAGGTGGACAGG CACAACAAGGACTTAACCAAAGAGCGAGATGCCCTGAAGCTGGAGTTATACAAGAACAA CAAAAACAGCGAGGACCTGGAGCAGCAGAACTCGGAGCTGGAAGAGAAGCTTCGCGTGTTGGTGAACGAGAAGGCGGGCATGCAGCTCAGGGTAGAGGAGCTGCAGAAGAAGCTGGAGATGTCAGAGCTGCTCCTGCAGCAG TTTTTTAGTCCATCGGAAACCCCTGACAGCAGCCAGGAATTACAGCAGGCCCTGCAAGAGCGGGCACAGCTGGAGGCCCGTGTGGGGCAG CTGAGAGATACAGTAAAGCAGCTGCAGCTGGAGAGAGACCAGTATGCAGAGAATCTGAAGGAGGATAATGCCGTCTGGCAGCAGAGGATGAAGCAGATGTCTGAACAG ATGCAAAaactgagggaggagaaggagcatgGCGTGAATCAGGTGCGAGAGCTGGAGGCCAGCGTGGCCGAACTGAAGAACCAGATag tggtgcctccagccccagagcccccagccggGCCCTCGGAGGAGGAGCAGCGGCTGCAGGCGGAGGCCAAGCAACTACAGAAGGAACTGGAGATCCTGGCGGGGCAGCTGCAGGCCCAGGTGAAGGACAACGAGGGTCTGAGCCGCCTGaaccaggagcagcagcagcggctGCTGGAGCTGGAGCGCGCCGCTGAGTGCTggggggagcaggtggaggagCGCAAGCGGACTCTAGAGAGCATGCAGAATGACCGCGCCACCATCAGCCGCGCGCTCTCCCAGAACCGCGAGCTCAAGCAGCAGCTGGCTGAGCTGCAGGACGGCTTCGTGCGGCTG TCCAACGAGAACATGGAGGTCACGACCGCGCTGCAGTCGGAGCAGCGTGTCAAGCAGGAGCTGGCCAAGAAGCTGGGCCAGCTGCAGGAACAG GTGGAGCTGAAGAGCCAGGAGGCCAAGAGCCTGCAGCACAAGCAGAACCAGTACCTGGGCCACATGCAGCAGTACCTGGTGGCCTACCAGCAGCACGTGGCGGCCTACCAGCAGCTGGCTTTGGACAAGGAGATGCTGCACAAGCAGATCGTGCTGCAGACGAAGCTCATGGACCGCCTGCAGCACGAGGACTTGCAGGTCAAGGCGGCGGCCGAGAAGGCCTGCCAAGAGTTAGAGGAGACCCAG GGACGCCTGGAAGCTGCCACCCAGCAGAACCAgcagctccaggcccagctgAGCCTCATGGCTGTGCCTGGGGAAG GAGACGAGCTGGACAGTGAGGAGAAGGACGAGGAGGCTGCCCGGCCGAAGCCGAGCATGCCGGAGGGCCTGGAGAGCCCAGAGGCCATG GTGGCGTATTTTAACTCAGCCTTAGCCGGCGCCGAGGAAGAGCGGGCGCGGCTGCGCCAGCAGCTGAAGGAGCAGAAGCTGCGCTGCCGGCGCCTGGCTCGCCTGGCGGCCCCGGGCCCACCCGCGCCGAAGGAGAAGGCCCCGGCCCCCGGGAGCGGGGATGGCAGCGTGCCTAGGGAGACCCACCAGGCCCTGCAGGTGGCCATGGACAAGCTGCAG AACCGCTTCACGGAGGTCATGCAGGAGAAAGCGGATCTGCAGGAGCGGGTGGAGGAGCTGGAACATCGCTGCGTCCAGCTTTCTGGAGAGACGGACACTATTG GAGAGTACATCGCCCTTTACCAGAGTCAGAGGGCAGTGCTCAAGGAGCGGCACCGGGAGAAGGAAGAGTACATTAACCGGCTGGCTCAAGACAAGGAGGAAATGAAG GTCAAACTGCTGGAGCTGCAGGAGCTGGTGCTCCACCTGGTAGAGCACAAGGAATGGCAGTGCAAGGTCCTGGCCCCTGCCCAGAACCTTGCCGGGGAGCCTGCTGCAGCACCCCCAGCCCAAGAGCTTGGCAATGCCAATGGCCAAGGGG ATATGCAAGTGGTGAGCCTCGCCAACAACGATGATGTGGCACCTCCCCAGGGAGAGGCCCTGCGGGGCCCAAGTGCCCCCGAGAACCCCACCAAACAGCAGGTCATACGGCTGCTGCATGAGATCCAGAACACCCAGGAATGCCCAGGCTTGGGCAACAACCCCTACATCCCCTTCTTCTACCGGGCTGATGACAACAACGAGGTGAAGATCATGGTGATCTAA